The following DNA comes from bacterium.
GACTTATACAGCCTGAGTATGTAAGAGAGGGCGCCGTGCTTGTCGATGCGGGAACGAGTGAGAGCGAAGGGAAGGTGATCGGTGATGCTGATCCCGCATGCGCTGATAAAGCATCTGTTTTTACGCCGGTTCCTGGCGGTGTCGGGCCAATCGCGGTCGCGATGATTTTCAAGAATCTCGTCGAGCTCGCAAAATAAAAAGCGGGAACCAGAGGTTCCCGCTTTCCTTAGAGTGCATACTTCTGCTCGATTTCCGCACACGTTTGTTCGTGAGCGAGGACCTGAGCAGCTTCTTCCTTGGTGAGAGTCGGATGCACGAAGGAAACCACGGCGAAACGGTCATCTGTCGCGCCTGATTCACGTGCGGTGTCGACGACGCCATGCAGCGTGCCGTGTCCGTACGCGTACTTCGTGATGGCTCCGAACTTCTTGCCGGGGAAGATGCAGATCGTGTCGTACTCGGTCTCGAGAATGCGGTGGCGCGTTCCCGATTCGTCGATGACAACCAGTCCCTGTCGGCTGCCCCACCAATGGACGGTGATGCCGGCGCGATCGATATGAGCGGTCGCATCAGGCTTTCCGACTGCCCGCTCCAGATATCGGAGCGTGCGCGTGACGCATGCGCCGCCGATGAATGATTGCTCGAGCGAATAGGGAACCTGTATCCCGTTCGCAGCATGATATTCATCGAGCAGCGTGCCGACGAGCGTGGCGATTCCCAGTGAGCGACGATTCAGATCTTCCATCGCATGGAAAAGATCGGTGTACCGATCCACGGGAGCGGCTCGTGCGATCATGCGATCGGCAGTTTCCTTGAAGCAGTGGAAGAACCACTTCTGCTCCCGTTCACTGCGGCGATAGAGGCCGCTGTCGTGCTGCCAGCCGACTTCATCGCGACCGAAGATGTCGGCTGCGAATGCGTCGCGATCCTCGCCGTCGATCATCCGGCGCACATCATTGATGATGGCCGGTGTATGTTCGGCGAGTACGCTCGGGTCGTATCGGATCTGCAGGAAGCCTTGGCGAAGAAATGTTTCAACGCCGCCGGCTTCACGTATGGTTTCTCTAAGATCATAGGCGTGTGCCTCACTGCGAGACAACGTCGCTGTACCGTGCATGAGAAAACTCCTTTTCCAGTGCCGGCTGTGAAGGTTCAGTATTGAACCCTGTAGCCCATCGTAGCCTCTTAAAAACGGGGGATTTTGCCGCTTTCGGGATTCGTGGCCTCATATGGGGATATCTGGTGGATAACCGGAAACGGGGTACAATACGGCGCTATATGAAGTACCGTCTGGGAGCAGTCGTCATCCTCATTCTCGGGGCGCTTTTGGTGTGGTACGTCTACCAGTCTGAAGTCAGCGGCTCCAAGAAGTTCCGCCTCGGGCTCGACCTCTCGGGCGGCACCCAGCTCCTCTACAAGGCGGATACCAGCGCGATCGCGGGGGATGTCGAGGAATCGATGAATGCATTGCGTGAGACCATCGAGCGCCGCGTAAACCTCTTCGGCGTCGCGGAGCCGATCGTGCAGCGTGAGAAAGGAAGCTCGGTCGCGGGCGAAGGCGAGGAGCGCCTCATCATCGAATTGCCGGGAGTCACTGATGCGAACGAGGCGATCCGTCAGATCGGCCAGACGCCGGTTCTCGAATTCCGCATGCTCAAGGAAGATGCGCCACAAACCGCATCGACGACGGTGAACGAGCAGTTCGGTCCAGCCATCCTTACCGGTCGCCACATCAGCCGCGCCGAATTGCAGTTCGGTCAGGCAGGAGGCTTCTCCAACGAGGCGGTGGTCGTCATCCATTTCAATACTGAAGGTAGGGACATCTTTGCGAAGACGACTAAGGATAATGTCGGCAAGGTATTCGGCATTTTCCTCGATGGAACGCCGATCTCCACGCCGGTCATCAACGAGGCGATCCCTGATGGTACGGCGGTCATCTCAGGCAGCTTCACGCCGGACGCGGCGCGTGAACTTGTGCGCAACCTCAACTTCGGCGCACTTCCAGTACCGATCGATCTCGTCTCGACGCAGACCGTGTCCGGTACGCTCGGTGGCGAAGCGGTGCAGGACGGTGTCATGGCGGGCCTCATCGGTTTCGCGGCGGTCGCACTCTTCATGATCCTCTGGTACCGCCTTCCGGGTTTTGTCGCGATCCTCGCCCTCTCGGTCTACGTCATCCTCTCGCTCGCGCTCTTCAAGCTCATTCCAGTGACGCTCACGGCGGCGGGTATCGCCGCATTCATTCTCTCGATCGGTATGGCGGTGGATGCCAACGTACTTATCTTCGCCCGCATGCGTGAGGAGTTGGCTCGCGGTAAGGATATGGAAGAAGCGATCCACGACGGTTTTGCGCGCGCATGGCTCTCGATCCGCGACTCGAATATCTCTTCCATCATCACCGCGATCATCCTCTTCTGGTTTGGTACTTCGATCATCCAGGGCTTCGCACTTGTCTTCGGTCTCGGCGTGGTGATCTCGATGTTCACGGCGATCACGGTCTC
Coding sequences within:
- the secD gene encoding protein translocase subunit SecD produces the protein MKYRLGAVVILILGALLVWYVYQSEVSGSKKFRLGLDLSGGTQLLYKADTSAIAGDVEESMNALRETIERRVNLFGVAEPIVQREKGSSVAGEGEERLIIELPGVTDANEAIRQIGQTPVLEFRMLKEDAPQTASTTVNEQFGPAILTGRHISRAELQFGQAGGFSNEAVVVIHFNTEGRDIFAKTTKDNVGKVFGIFLDGTPISTPVINEAIPDGTAVISGSFTPDAARELVRNLNFGALPVPIDLVSTQTVSGTLGGEAVQDGVMAGLIGFAAVALFMILWYRLPGFVAILALSVYVILSLALFKLIPVTLTAAGIAAFILSIGMAVDANVLIFARMREELARGKDMEEAIHDGFARAWLSIRDSNISSIITAIILFWFGTSIIQGFALVFGLGVVISMFTAITVSRTFLLAIAPKKAGRMTKFLFGSGIKI